In Asanoa sp. WMMD1127, one genomic interval encodes:
- a CDS encoding FIST N-terminal domain-containing protein, with translation MGKEVHNRRWLGVGRSRLADSAAAATEAVVEAQIGPDPKLLIVFAAITHDTAGVLAGVARAAPGVPVIGCTTHGEIGVGGPADGTVTVAAIGGAGLEIATCAAEHVSGRQADAGYEVASCMRDVRQPHRVLMMLTDGLVRDQESIVRGCYRALGAGTPLFGGAAADGWRMSGAYLFTDGRVLTDAVIGVAIASEAPIAVGVGHGYRTVGQPMIVTRAADGRVLTLDDRPALDVYLERVNAPPEAYTDPSAFTAFALPRPLGVQRRSGVEARNLSTEVDLEGRSIGGGGAIDPGGLTWVMTGDEESILDAVDTVCQDALDRLAGNEPIGMLTFSCAALRAVLGDDGIRRECERLQRWAGTMPFAGFYTYGEIARNHGIDGFHNQTLAVLALS, from the coding sequence TTGGGCAAAGAGGTTCACAACCGGCGCTGGTTGGGGGTCGGCCGGAGCCGGCTGGCCGATTCGGCCGCGGCGGCAACCGAAGCCGTGGTCGAGGCGCAGATCGGACCCGACCCGAAGCTGCTGATCGTGTTCGCGGCCATCACCCACGACACCGCGGGAGTGCTGGCCGGCGTCGCACGCGCCGCGCCAGGGGTGCCCGTCATCGGCTGCACCACGCACGGGGAGATCGGCGTCGGCGGGCCCGCCGACGGAACGGTCACGGTGGCCGCGATCGGCGGCGCCGGGCTGGAGATCGCCACCTGCGCCGCCGAGCACGTCTCCGGTCGCCAGGCCGACGCGGGTTACGAGGTGGCCTCCTGCATGCGCGACGTCCGACAGCCGCACCGGGTTCTCATGATGCTCACCGATGGCCTGGTCCGCGACCAGGAGAGCATCGTGCGCGGGTGCTATCGCGCGCTGGGTGCGGGCACACCCCTGTTCGGCGGGGCCGCGGCCGACGGCTGGCGGATGAGCGGGGCGTACCTCTTCACGGACGGGCGCGTGCTCACCGACGCGGTGATCGGCGTGGCGATCGCGTCCGAGGCGCCGATCGCGGTCGGGGTCGGCCATGGCTACCGCACGGTCGGCCAGCCGATGATCGTGACGCGCGCCGCCGACGGACGCGTGCTGACCCTCGACGACCGACCGGCGCTGGATGTCTATCTGGAACGGGTGAACGCGCCGCCGGAGGCCTACACGGATCCGTCGGCGTTCACCGCCTTCGCGCTCCCCCGCCCCCTCGGCGTGCAACGGCGCAGCGGCGTCGAGGCCCGCAATCTCTCGACCGAGGTCGACCTCGAGGGCCGGTCCATCGGCGGGGGCGGCGCGATCGACCCGGGCGGCCTGACGTGGGTGATGACCGGCGACGAGGAGTCCATTCTGGACGCGGTGGACACCGTCTGCCAGGACGCGCTCGACCGCCTCGCCGGGAACGAGCCGATCGGGATGCTCACGTTCAGCTGTGCCGCGTTGCGCGCCGTGCTCGGCGACGACGGCATCCGTCGCGAGTGCGAGCGCCTGCAGCGGTGGGCCGGCACGATGCCGTTCGCCGGCTTCTACACCTACGGCGAGATCGCTCGTAACCACGGCATCGACGGTTTCCACAACCAGACCCTCGCCGTGCTGGCATTGAGCTGA